The Nitrospirota bacterium genome includes the window GCATTATCCAAACCTCCCTGTTATATAGTCTTCCGTCAGTTTCTGAGAGGGATTTGTAAAGATTTTATCAGTTCTGTCAAATTCTATCAACTCACCAAGCATCAGAAACCCCGTCCAGTCCGAAATCCTTGCCGCCTGCTGCATGTTGTGG containing:
- a CDS encoding phosphate ABC transporter ATP-binding protein; translation: HNMQQAARISDWTGFLMLGELIEFDRTDKIFTNPSQKLTEDYITGRFG